The window TTTCCTGCCCCCGAGTCCCAGAGTTCTTCCCCCATTTTGCTCCCATCACCCTACACATCCAGTCAGATTAGTAACCACAAAACGCAACTCGAAGACTCCCAAAGCTTAGGCCACTTACTAGAACGTTAGAAGCCTGCGCATTCGTACCCATAGCAAGCACATTCCTGCGCAATTCACCCAGATTGTTCGACTGCTACAGAAAAGGAAACATGCGAGAAAATGAATCCAGTCATCCACGTAACAGTCAGACTAAAACTATAGAGATCATTGCATAGCCTGAACAAATGAGGAAAATAAAAATCGCAGCTTCAGATTGGCGTACCACGAACGTGGGGCTCTGTGGCCGGGAAGGGTCATTGCGGCCTCCGTCGCCTAGCGGCGGCGACAGGACGCAGTGGAATGCGAGCATGAGAAGAAGCAACGCCACCGCCCAACACGCCACTCCCGGCGCAGCGCACCCGCCGtggtagcgccgccgccgcctcgagcccATTCCGGGCTGCGGCTGCCGACTATCTGCACTCTCCGCGCACAGGAATGACGCATCTGCTGCGCATAATGCACCAATGCACACACGCCCCCTGTTTGTCGCTCTGTGAATTCACGGCAGCGGCTTTGCAACGGCGTGCTCTGAACTGAACTTCTGATCCCCCTGGCCCCTCGGAAGTCAGCACCGTGTGGGATAGAAGGTGGAGGTGGGAACCAACAACCAAGAATTGACTGCGGCGTCGGGATTCGGAGAAGAACACGAGTAACCTGTACCCTCGACCTCGGGGAATGGAGCGAGACAAGGCGGAGGAGAGACAGAGAAGTGCCAGCCCCGAACCCCGGAGCCCTCCTGCCAGTCCTGTGAGCTGTTTTGGGCTGGGCCTGGCAACAGGGGGGCATCGGCCCAATAAGGCTAGGCCTAGCACAATCTGAACTTGTGTTTGGTCTTTCGCGCAGCGAGTTtcgcgtttttttatttttatatttttcaaaattgttttttacagaaatatatttttagtttcataatttacaaatTTATAccccgcccggctgcggggcggccgcccTCTGCCGCCCTCCTGTCGGGCGACAGAGACcttaatgtaaataaaatttatttttaatcgcattttAGCCCCTGGGAGGAGGCTGCCGCCCGGTGGCGGTAGTCCTACCCGCCgcccggcggggggggggggggggggggggggggcggggggcggggggcggcaggcccctcccGCAGGTTAAACCTTGACCATCAGTGCggcattagatgtggttttaaatattttggatagaaataaaaaccgttagtaaagtagatgaatatgaaaagtataacttagcaattcatacacatacgcaactgagaacgaaataagtataacatgacgacatgtccaaaatatttaaaaccacatctaatgccGCACTGACGGTCAAGGTTTAACCTGCGGGAGGGGCCTGCCGCCTCCCTGCCGGGCGGCGGGTAGGACTACCACCCCGCCACCGGGCGGCGGGTACCTGCCGCCCGGCTACCGGGCGGCAGCCTCCTCCCAGGGGCCAAAAtgcaattaaaaataaattttatttatattaaaatccctaccgcccggcagggggccggccgccccgcagccgggcggtgggagtataaatctgtaaattatgaaaccaaaaatatatttctgtaaaaaacaattttgaaaaatataaaaataaaaaaatgcgcGACTTTCCTTTCCCAGATCTGACGTGATCACTGGTCACCACGAACTACCATCGTTCCATCATGATACACCTGGTGCTTGAAGCATTAGACATGGGAAAATTCAATATTATCGTCTAAATCTCCCAGATAAAGCATTAGCAAAGTTGTTCAACGAGAAATATTGTTTCAAGAACGAAGAAAGATCAAATGTATGTACATCAGGAACAAATTTATAGGCAAACCTTGACAGTGATTGAACTTAAGCACACACTTTAGTGGCTAATGTAAGCACGTACTGTTCCTTGGGGCCCCGGCTGTCAGCAGAATTCAAGGGGACATAGATGTTGTGCTATGTACATAATCTATCAGTCTACAACACAAGAGTTCTGCACTGTAGTGTGGTATAGCCAAGCTTCATGCTAGTAGCAAAATTCACTAGCAAAGTAGCAATACAGCAAGTCACTGGAAACATATGAACCAATTGCCGAATCAATCAGCACACCTTTCACCGCGGGTGGTATGAAAAGAGGATCACAATTTCTTGATTTCCCACCGGCGACCCCGTATGACAAACCCATCAGGTGTCTGCTCAGTACCTTCCCAACTGTCCACAGCACCAGCTGAGCTTGGATCTCTGCGATGTCTTTTCCCTTTGCCAATACCGCTGTCACTGGCGCTCCCACTTATGAGAGGATCATCAATACCACGAATTGTCCTCTCTGGTGTGGATGCACTCACCCAATTGTCATCCCGGCTTTGCCTTAACTTgatgttcttcttcattttgTCAAAGCGCTTCTCCACTGGACGTACTGCTTGTTTAACAGTGAACTTAAAATCTTTTATCACCTAATATAGAAATAAGCAGAAGACGTCAAAGATAAATTGTCATATCCTAAAATATTCCAATTAGGCAATCTTGAGACATGCTAAGTTCAAGGTGTGATCTGCAGATAAAAACTCACATATTTGCCACTGCCAACTACAAAGTCTTGAACACTCTCTTTAATATTAGTAGCAATTATCTCATCTGGTTCCAACTGAGGAAGCCTCACTTTGGTAGGTCGACTGATGTCCTTTATCTCATCAGGATCCACAGGATCTGAGGCTGCATAGTCCCCAAGTACTGAAATGTTTGTAGGTGAATATTGTTTGCCTAGTAGCTCATATGGTTTTGCAGGGAACACATACAGGTGAACAACTGAAGCTATGCCCATCTGTTTTGTAGGAAGACATGAAATATGATAAGTAAAAGGAATAATTTTGGGAGCCTGTCTAACTTGAAAAGGAAAGGTACCTCTATACAAATGATGAAATCCTGAATACTTGATTTTAACTCCAAGCTTTGTGCTAATGGACTTCTAACCAAGCCCAAAGAATACATGATAGCAATTATCACACCCTGCCACCAAGTCAGAAACACTATTGACTTGAACGAAAGGAATTTAGCCAATGGCTTAATATGTGCCAACTCATCCTTTGTAGCCGTGTACCATTCCACTAAACAGTATAGGGCCCAATATTGACTGAAGTTCAGGACTACAGCAAAGTAAGGGTATCTGCAGACAGAAAAAGGAGTGGAATGCAAGATGCGCATAATTAGGAGGATAAAGAAATGGCTATCACAGATTCACAGTTCATACGGGTAGACGATTCATTGTCAAGATGACAGAGACCATTGCACATTTATGTATATCTACTATCATAGTCTTTATGTGAAATCCTTCAAACTAAACTATTTCAATTTTCACATATATCCAATCAATCAATATGGAAGATTCTTTTCCTTCGGGGCTCAATAAATAGTGCAAATGCACAATTATCACTTGAATGGAAAAAAAGGAGCATCTTACCCACATCCCCATTTGAATTCTCCTTCACAATATACACCGAAAGGTTGAAGAATAAGAGACAAGCTAGCTGTGAGTGTCTTTATAATCACCTGCACACGTACGAAGTATTTAACCCAAGTTGCTTGCAAATTCTAAATATTCTAATTCAACTAGATGGACAAGTGTTCATACGTATTGAAATATACCAAATTTGATAATCTGGTAAAACCGCACACCAAGTCTCCATGGCTTCAATATGTAATTAATAGGAAAATGATGATGAATGACACCCTTTTCTGAGGCATGATGCAGAAGAGGTTCCCCGGAATCTTCGCCACCTTCCCTCTTCAAAAATGCAATAGTCCTTTCTTCACCACCTACATTACAATTACAGTAAACAATGAAATGTAGCAAATAAGCAACAGCAATTGGAAAAGAAACAGGTAAAGGCGTAAAGCTACTCCAATAATATAAATTCCCCAATGAAATAACGAtcgaaaatacaaaaaaaaggcTGCACGGAAATAAATCTACCAAACTGTTAACAAATCGGTCTGATATAACATATTTAACAAGTTGATGCTTCTTGTATTTTATCAAGAAGAAAACAGTAGGAGAATAAGAATAGTGTTGACATCTTCTATGGGTTCTCGATGGCATATCTTCCAGTCAACATAAAGAAAGTCAATATGAACCGCTGTTTAGTCCTTGGATGAAGAAGGGTAGTGACTTCATCTAGTTGCATTGCATGAATTACCAAATAGCTGCATCTCAAGCACACTTCATATCCATGACTCATgtaaagagagaaaaaagatgCACCTATAGGATTGATGGTACTGATTTACAGCAGAAAGTGTAGATGCAGCTTTTAAGTGCATGTAAGAATGCACATAACAAACACTAAGGGTTGCATTAGAAGCTAAAATGCCTCAGAGGTTCAGAAAATAAATCACCTAAACAAGCAGTTATATATCTTCCAAAGCAATACATAGCAAATGCCTCATAGCCATCACGCAAGATGCCACAGTAGACACTGGTGTCTGGATTTACCAACGAAACATACTGTAGAAGCAAAGTATCAAAGATTAATTAGATTGAACTACACCAATCAGCAAAGAGTTCAAAGTTGTTTGGAGATGTCACCGATTCAATAGCATAGCAAGGGACCATTAAGATAACACCAAGAACAAATTTCTGTTCCTGCAAACATGATGAGATGGATATTTGATTAACCCCTTGAGTGTTTTAATGGAACATGGTGTAATATTCATATTGTCCTCTGATAAAAATTGACAGTATAAAAAGTACCCATTACTGAACATGGTGTTGTTGTAAAACAAACCTCTGGATTGTTGTATGCCGAGAGGTGCTCAAATATCAAGTACATCGAGAGAGAAACAGAAAGCAGCATAAAGAATCCTGATATCAGTATGGCCCATGTTGGCGCTGCATATTTGTCCGCTAAGGGCAAAAGGAGCCCGAGATTGACCCTCATGGAAGCTGATAACACTTTGTCGACCTCCTATGCTCTTAGTCCTCAACATCATAGAACTGCACATTCACTAGAAGACTGAACATCTCAAGAACGTGAACCAAATTACCAGTCGAAGTTGTGCTTATCTGCAGGACCAATGTATTAAGATTAGAGTATCAGTGATCAAAGCTCAACTAGTTAATAAGATATCTCAGATGATAAACAGACTGCTAAACATCTCAATCCATTCATAGGCAACTATGGAAAAAGTAAATAGTCGCAGAACGAGTAAGGATTTGCAGGTAATAGATACCACTTGCATTATTGCATACGGATAAATGGTTTTCCTCTCAGATAAATGATAAACAAAATCTGAAAAAATTTCTTGGCAAAATTAAGAAGTTCTAGTCCTAGAAAATCCAAGCTCAAGTAAGCAGGTGAACAACCAATAGAAAGTGACAAGCTAAACGAATTCCTTGTTTTAGCAGTATCAGATCCAATTTCAGGGGAAAAACGAGGAATAGAAGTGTCATTTCTTGAAGGCAATGTTTCCTCACGGCTACAACAAGCAAAGGAAGTATGAAACCATGCTACATAGCTGGACCAACAAACCAAGTCAGATTATTTTCTGGTACGGGAACTCGTGAACTAATGGAGATAGCCAAACATCAAATCCTCCAGTTTAAGGGGCAACCATCTAAGTTTCCATTCCACTGGAATCATACTCGTGTGGAGCAAAGCAAAGGGGCGACTGAGTTCCGCTCAAATTACACCGCATCAGTGCATCACAACTCCTAAACTAATTGGATGAGCCGAGAGAAAGAGGTTTAGCCCCGATTTGACTCGAAACCCTAGAGCCAAAGGGAGAGCTGAATCAAGCACCTGAGCGGCTGCTCGGAGCTCCTCGACGCCGATTTGAAGATCGAGCCgcgcgggggcgcggcggccggaggtgcCTTGCTAGTTCCGCGGCAAGAGGGGAAACCGGGAACGGTACCGCGCCGGCGTCTCGTGGCCCCGGCCCGCCGGCGGATGCCAAGAGGGGCGTGGCTGATCTGCTGATGTGGCGTCGATGACTTCTGTACCCAGATGAGATGAGAGGCGTCCAAAAGAAAAACTTCCGGGATTACgcggctccaggctccagctgAAAAGTTGGGTAGGAGCACGGCAAGTCGGCGCTGGACAGATGCGAAGACGAAGGAAGGAGTAGCCATATCGGGATCTTCAGGAGcattaaataattaaatatagtaCTCACCACATTGAATCTGCaaataaatattaaatataattgaaaaaataattaattataaaatttaatTGTAAACAGCGAGACgacctaattaatttataattgaacttttattattaaa is drawn from Panicum virgatum strain AP13 chromosome 1N, P.virgatum_v5, whole genome shotgun sequence and contains these coding sequences:
- the LOC120656764 gene encoding protein LAZ1-like; amino-acid sequence: MRVNLGLLLPLADKYAAPTWAILISGFFMLLSVSLSMYLIFEHLSAYNNPEEQKFVLGVILMVPCYAIESYVSLVNPDTSVYCGILRDGYEAFAMYCFGRYITACLGGEERTIAFLKREGGEDSGEPLLHHASEKGVIHHHFPINYILKPWRLGVRFYQIIKFGIFQYVIIKTLTASLSLILQPFGVYCEGEFKWGCGYPYFAVVLNFSQYWALYCLVEWYTATKDELAHIKPLAKFLSFKSIVFLTWWQGVIIAIMYSLGLVRSPLAQSLELKSSIQDFIICIEMGIASVVHLYVFPAKPYELLGKQYSPTNISVLGDYAASDPVDPDEIKDISRPTKVRLPQLEPDEIIATNIKESVQDFVVGSGKYVIKDFKFTVKQAVRPVEKRFDKMKKNIKLRQSRDDNWVSASTPERTIRGIDDPLISGSASDSGIGKGKRHRRDPSSAGAVDSWEGTEQTPDGFVIRGRRWEIKKL